In Syntrophorhabdaceae bacterium, one DNA window encodes the following:
- the fdhD gene encoding formate dehydrogenase accessory sulfurtransferase FdhD, producing the protein MGVSDMAGVAAEVACDRFSEAGWVRTTGHAPLEKELTVFVNLQHLVTILCTPTKLNFLVLGFLYSEGIISGMGDVIMMRVCDEESEVDVRLSNPEFELPTKRTLTSGCGGGATFTTGGQKVDSDLVVTPAEVLLQMKYLVEHEELYRLSGGVHTSALSDARNLLVVTEDIGRHNTLDKIQGECLARGLPTRDRLILTTGRVSSEMLRKAAKMQTPVVVSRHTPTGTAIGLARDLGIALVGRARGNRLSVYSHPERLGCSRN; encoded by the coding sequence ATGGGCGTATCGGATATGGCAGGTGTAGCAGCGGAGGTTGCATGCGACCGCTTTTCCGAGGCGGGATGGGTCAGGACTACGGGCCACGCGCCTCTCGAAAAAGAGCTTACGGTCTTTGTCAATCTCCAGCATCTGGTCACCATCCTGTGCACCCCAACCAAGCTGAATTTCCTTGTCCTTGGATTCCTGTACTCAGAGGGAATCATATCAGGCATGGGCGATGTAATAATGATGAGGGTCTGTGACGAAGAATCGGAAGTTGATGTGAGGCTCTCCAACCCCGAGTTTGAATTACCGACGAAGCGGACACTCACCTCCGGGTGCGGAGGCGGCGCAACTTTCACAACCGGGGGACAGAAGGTTGATTCTGATCTTGTTGTGACACCAGCGGAAGTGCTGTTGCAGATGAAGTATCTTGTGGAGCACGAGGAGCTGTATCGGCTTAGTGGCGGCGTGCACACCTCAGCCTTGTCCGATGCAAGGAATCTGCTCGTTGTAACTGAGGATATAGGACGGCATAACACCCTGGACAAGATCCAGGGTGAATGTCTGGCGAGAGGACTACCAACGAGAGATCGGCTGATTCTGACTACCGGTCGTGTTTCGTCGGAGATGCTGCGCAAGGCCGCAAAGATGCAGACCCCGGTTGTAGTCTCACGGCACACGCCGACGGGGACCGCCATTGGGCTTGCCCGTGATCTTGGTATTGCCCTGGTTGGCCGGGCGCGTGGAAACCGTCTGTCGGTGTATTCACACCCGGAGCGACTCGGCTGTTCAAGGAATTAA
- a CDS encoding FAD-dependent oxidoreductase yields MENVISLKENIQQLRKGLGDGNFGDVMVVGGGISGIQASLDLAAAGFKVYLVEKAPTIGGHMAQLDKTFPTNDCSTUILAPKMVEVGRHPNIEVLSYTEVNSVEGEAGNFKVTLTKKPRYILEDKCTGCTTCVEYCPVQYPDQYNQEISKNKAVHIYFAQAIPLITYIDESCLYLKEKKCRICEAVCKNNAIDFNQVPEKVEIDVGAIILSPGIEPFDPKVREEYRYGQFVNVVTSMDYERLLSSTGPYGGEILRTSDKKHPHNVAWIQCVGSRQVIEGGNSYCSAVCCTYTQKQAILTKDHDAEAKCTIFHNDVRSYGKDFERYYQRTENLPGIRFFRSYTSIVKEDPVTKNVTVRYSTPDDGVIEEEFDMVVLSVGLNPPADVKDIAKKFGIELNSHNFCKLDLVNPIITNRPGIFVSGGLQGPIDIPESVFGASGASSQIGELLDYRRGNLAKERIYPPEQDVSQEEPKVGVFVCHCGANIGRIVNVPETVEYCKTLPNVVYAQEQLFSCAINSAKEITDKIKEKGLNRVVVAACSPRTLEPLFRDTLREAGINQYYYEMANIREHNSWVHQKEKEEATEKAHDIIRMSVARACQLEPLQEFDLPVNKAALVVGGGIAGMTSALSMANQGHEAYLIEKDSDLGGIARKIHTTLEGLDVQAYLRDLAGKIYKHPLIHVYTDATITEAKGYVGNFVTTVKSDRGITEIKHGAAVIAIGAELYTPTEYLYGQDERVMTHLELEEKIVSGDEKVAKAQSLVMIQCVGCRNEDRNYCSRICCSESIKNALLLKEKNPAMDIYILFRDIRTYGFKEDYYREAASKDVKFIRYEPEDPPVVEPGKSEDGRPVLKVTATDYILGKKLELDADIIALAAAVVPSAATKEIANLFKVTLSLDGFFKEAHVKLRPVEFATDGVYLCGLAHYPKFMQETINQAYGAAGRALTLLANDIVVASGAVCEVDEKRCMGCGACVAVCTYGALELRDTKQGKKAVINPVLCKGDGLCNSKCPTGAITLKHYTDEELVAEIDTVVPEEEIIQQIDKAAGNV; encoded by the coding sequence GTGGAAAACGTAATATCGCTCAAAGAAAATATTCAACAACTTCGTAAAGGTCTTGGAGACGGTAATTTTGGCGACGTAATGGTTGTTGGAGGAGGGATCAGCGGTATCCAGGCCTCTCTTGATCTTGCTGCTGCTGGTTTTAAGGTTTACTTAGTTGAAAAGGCGCCGACCATTGGTGGCCATATGGCCCAGCTTGACAAGACCTTTCCCACAAATGACTGCTCCACTTGAATACTCGCACCCAAAATGGTCGAGGTCGGCCGTCATCCGAACATAGAGGTTCTTAGCTACACAGAAGTAAACAGCGTGGAAGGTGAGGCAGGAAACTTTAAGGTAACGCTTACTAAAAAACCCAGGTATATCCTGGAGGACAAATGCACGGGTTGTACTACCTGTGTAGAATACTGCCCGGTTCAATACCCTGATCAATATAATCAGGAAATATCAAAAAACAAAGCTGTCCATATATACTTCGCTCAGGCAATTCCACTTATCACCTATATAGATGAAAGCTGTCTTTACCTGAAAGAGAAGAAATGTCGTATATGCGAAGCAGTATGTAAGAATAACGCCATAGATTTTAATCAAGTGCCGGAGAAAGTAGAAATAGATGTAGGGGCCATAATTCTGTCTCCCGGCATTGAACCATTTGATCCCAAAGTGAGGGAGGAATACAGGTACGGACAATTTGTAAACGTGGTAACCAGTATGGACTACGAGCGGCTCTTATCCTCCACCGGGCCATATGGGGGTGAGATACTGCGTACCTCCGACAAGAAGCATCCACATAACGTAGCCTGGATTCAATGCGTCGGTTCCCGGCAGGTTATTGAAGGTGGCAACAGCTATTGTTCGGCTGTATGCTGCACCTATACCCAGAAGCAGGCGATCCTGACAAAAGACCATGACGCAGAGGCGAAGTGCACCATATTCCATAACGATGTACGTTCTTACGGAAAGGATTTTGAGCGGTACTACCAGAGGACCGAGAACCTGCCCGGCATTCGCTTCTTCAGAAGTTACACGTCCATAGTAAAAGAGGATCCCGTAACGAAGAATGTGACCGTACGGTATTCTACCCCGGATGATGGAGTAATAGAGGAAGAATTCGATATGGTGGTATTATCCGTTGGATTGAATCCTCCTGCTGATGTGAAGGACATTGCAAAAAAATTCGGCATTGAGCTCAATTCTCACAATTTTTGCAAGCTCGATCTCGTCAATCCTATAATCACCAACAGGCCCGGGATCTTTGTAAGCGGAGGCTTGCAGGGTCCCATCGATATCCCCGAGTCGGTTTTTGGCGCCAGCGGGGCGAGTTCCCAGATCGGCGAGCTCCTTGACTACAGACGGGGGAACCTTGCCAAGGAAAGGATATATCCGCCGGAACAGGATGTCTCTCAAGAGGAGCCGAAGGTAGGGGTCTTTGTGTGTCATTGCGGCGCAAATATCGGAAGGATTGTAAATGTCCCCGAGACGGTCGAGTATTGCAAGACCTTGCCCAATGTTGTCTACGCCCAGGAACAGTTATTTTCATGCGCTATTAATTCTGCCAAAGAAATAACGGACAAGATAAAGGAGAAAGGGCTCAATCGGGTGGTTGTCGCTGCATGCTCCCCCAGGACCCTCGAGCCGTTATTCCGGGACACCCTCAGGGAGGCGGGGATCAACCAGTACTACTACGAGATGGCAAACATCAGGGAGCATAACTCCTGGGTTCATCAGAAAGAAAAGGAAGAGGCCACCGAAAAGGCACATGATATAATCCGGATGTCGGTAGCCCGCGCCTGCCAATTGGAGCCGTTACAGGAATTTGATCTTCCGGTTAATAAGGCGGCGTTGGTGGTCGGCGGAGGCATAGCCGGCATGACAAGCGCTCTCTCCATGGCCAACCAGGGGCACGAGGCCTACCTGATTGAAAAGGACAGCGACCTCGGCGGGATCGCGCGGAAGATCCACACCACCCTTGAGGGGCTGGATGTCCAAGCATATCTGCGCGACCTTGCAGGAAAGATTTACAAGCACCCCCTGATACACGTGTATACCGATGCAACGATCACGGAGGCAAAGGGATATGTGGGGAACTTTGTCACCACGGTGAAGTCTGACAGGGGGATTACAGAGATAAAGCATGGCGCAGCCGTTATCGCTATCGGCGCCGAACTCTATACGCCCACTGAATACCTCTACGGACAGGATGAGAGGGTAATGACCCACCTTGAGCTGGAAGAGAAGATCGTCAGCGGGGACGAAAAGGTTGCGAAGGCGCAGAGTCTCGTGATGATCCAGTGCGTTGGCTGCAGGAACGAGGACAGAAATTACTGCAGCAGGATATGCTGTAGCGAGTCCATAAAGAACGCGCTTCTGCTCAAAGAGAAGAACCCCGCGATGGACATCTACATCCTCTTCCGGGACATAAGGACCTACGGGTTCAAAGAGGATTATTACCGGGAAGCGGCAAGTAAGGATGTAAAGTTTATCCGCTACGAGCCGGAGGATCCACCTGTGGTGGAACCCGGCAAGTCCGAAGACGGCCGGCCCGTTCTCAAGGTAACCGCGACGGATTATATCCTCGGCAAGAAGCTTGAGCTGGATGCCGACATCATCGCCCTGGCTGCTGCCGTTGTCCCTTCGGCAGCGACAAAAGAGATAGCCAATCTTTTCAAGGTAACGTTGAGCTTAGACGGCTTCTTCAAGGAGGCCCATGTCAAATTGAGACCTGTCGAGTTTGCGACGGACGGCGTCTACCTCTGCGGATTGGCCCACTATCCCAAGTTTATGCAGGAAACGATCAACCAGGCTTATGGAGCTGCCGGCCGGGCTTTAACGCTTCTCGCGAATGATATAGTCGTAGCCTCAGGTGCTGTTTGCGAGGTGGATGAGAAGAGGTGTATGGGCTGCGGGGCATGTGTTGCAGTCTGTAC